In a single window of the Populus alba chromosome 16, ASM523922v2, whole genome shotgun sequence genome:
- the LOC118039361 gene encoding receptor-like protein 7, whose translation MASPVCFLTMRMLFLFLLSLFHLRAASSSPSMQPLCHDDESHALLQLKESLVINESASSDPSAYPKVASWKVDGESGDCCSWDGVECDGDSGHVIGLDLSSSFLYGSIDSNSSLFHLVQLKRLNLSDNDFNNSEIPSEIRNLSRLFDLNLSYSSFSGQIPTEILELSKLVSLDLGLNSLKLQKPGLQHLFEALTNLKVLHLSGVEISSKVPQIMANLSSLSSLFLRECGLQGEFPMGIFQLPNLRFLSIRYNPYLTGYLPEFQSGSQLESLLLAGTNFSGQIPESIGNLKSLTELDVAESNFSGVIPSSLGNLTKLNYLHLSYNSFSGKIPPSLVNLLQLTDLSLSSNNFSSGTLDWIGNLTKLSFLDMTRTNSYGNIPSCLGNLTQLTVLRLHGNKLTGQIPSWIGNHTQFISLFLGVNEMHGPIPESIYRLQNLEELDLAYNFFSGTVELNLLLKFRNLVSLQLSFNNMSLLYSHNATFPQPKLVLLTLSGCHLGEFPSFLRDQNHLEFLELVDNELVGHIPKWFMNMSTITLQDLSLADNLLTGFEQSFDVLPWNNLRSLDLSRNKLKRSLPIPPPAIYEYEVSNNELNGEIPDVICNLASLSLLDLSINNLSGKLPQCLGNKSSTASVLNLRSNSFSGDIPETFTSGCSLRVVDFSQNKLEGKIPKSLANCTKLEILNLEQNNINDVFPSWLGVLPHLRVMILRSNGLHGVIGNPKTNIEFPRLQIVDLSNNSFKGKLPLEYFRNWTAMKNVRNYEHLIYMQANTSFKTSHITMNDEYEYSMTMTNKGVIRLYEKIQDSLTAIDLSSNGFEGGIPEVLGDLKALHLLNLSYNFLTGRIPPSLSNLKVLEALDLSQNKLSGEIPVQLAQLTFLAVFNVSHNFLSGPIPRGNQFGAFDNSSFDANPALCGEPLSKKCGNDEDSLPGAKEDEGSGFPLEFGWKVVLIGYASGLVIGVILGCAMNTRKYEWVVKNYFARWQYKGQVL comes from the coding sequence ATGGCATCACCTGTGTGTTTCTTAACAATGCGGATGCTTTTCCTCTTTTTGCTGTCTTTGTTTCATCTTAgagctgcttcttcttctccttccatgCAGCCTCTATGCCATGATGACGAGAGTCATGCCTTGTTGCAGCTCAAGGAAAGCCTTGTCATTAATGAGTCCGCTTCTTCTGATCCTTCTGCTTATCCTAAGGTTGCATCATGGAAAGTTGATGGAGAAAGCGGTGATTGCTGCTCATGGGATGGTGTTGAATGCGATGGGGACTCTGGTCATGTGATCGGCCTTGACCTCAGTAGCAGCTTTCTTTATGGCTCCATCGACTCCAATAGCAGCCTCTTCCACCTTGTTCAGCTCAAAAGGCTGAATCTTTCTGACAACGACTTCAACAACTCTGAAATCCCTTCCGAGATTCGAAATCTCTCAAGGCTGTTTGATCTAAATCTCTCATATTCTTCCTTTTCTGGTCAGATTCCAACAGAGATCTTAGAGCTTTCCAAGTTGGTTTCCCTTGACCTGGGATTGAATTCTTTGAAGCTCCAAAAGCCTGGTCTGCAACATTTATTTGAAGCATTAACCAACTTGAAGGTACTCCATCTCAGCGGAGTGGAAATATCATCCAAGGTACCTCAAATCATGGCAAATTTATCCTCTTTGTCATCTCTATTTCTCAGGGAGTGTGGATTGCAAGGAGAGTTCCCCATGGGTATATTCCAATTACCCAACCTTCGCTTTCTAAGTATCCGGTATAATCCATATCTCACTGGATATTTGCCGGAATTTCAGTCGGGCAGCCAGCTTGAATCATTGTTGCTTGCAGGGACGAATTTCTCTGGTCAGATACCGGAATCCATAGGAAACCTCAAATCTTTGACAGAGCTTGATGTGGCTGAAAGTAATTTTTCAGGGGTGATACCATCTTCACTTGGTAATCTTACGAAACTGAACTATCTACACCTTTCTTATAACAGTTTCTCTGGGAAAATCCCTCCTTCTTTGGTCAACCTTCTTCAACTTACTGACCTGTCGCTTTCTTCCAACAATTTCAGTTCTGGTACCTTAGATTGGATTGGTAATCTAACCAAACTCAGTTTTCTAGACATGACAAGAACCAATTCATATGGTAACATTCCATCCTGTCTTGGAAACTTGACTCAGCTCACCGTCTTAAGGCTTCATGGAAATAAATTAACTGGTCAAATTCCATCTTGGATAGGAAACCATACCCAATTCATCTCACTATTCCTTGGTGTCAACGAAATGCACGGTCCGATTCCTGAGTCTATTTATAGGCTACAAAATCTTGAAGAACTTGACCTAGCATATAATTTCTTTAGTGGTACTGTGGAATTGAACCTTCTTCTTAAGTTCAGAAACCTTGTTTCACTCCAGTTATCGTTTAACAATATGTCTTTGCTTTATAGTCACAATGCTACCTTTCCTCAGCCAAAACTTGTACTCTTGACGTTAAGTGGATGTCATCTAGGTGAATTTCCCAGTTTCTTGCGTGATCAGAACCATCTGGAGTTTTTAGAACTTGTAGATAACGAGCTTGTGGGACACATACCCAAATGGTTTATGAACATGAGTACCATAACCCTCCAGGATCTATCTCTGGCTGACAACCTTCTGACAGGTTTTGAGCAATCCTTTGACGTTCTTCCATGGAATAATCTACGCTCACTGGATCTCTCTAGGAACAAGCTCAAAAGATCCCTTCCAATTCCACCACCAGCAATCTATGAATATGAAGTCTCGAACAACGAATTAAATGGAGAAATCCCGGATGTTATTTGCAATCTGGCTTCGCTTTCTCTCCTTGATTTGTCAATTAACAATTTGAGCGGCAAACTTCCTCAATGCTTGGGCAATAAAAGCAGCACTGCTTCAGTTCTGAATCTCCGCAGCAATAGTTTCAGTGGTGATATTCCTGAGACATTCACAAGTGGCTGCTCATTGAGGGTCGTTGATTTCAGTCAAAACAAATTGGAGGGGAAGATACCAAAATCATTAGCCAATTGCACCAAGCTAGAGATTCTCAATCttgaacaaaataacataaatgatGTCTTTCCTTCTTGGTTGGGTGTTCTTCCTCATTTGAGGGTTATGATTTTGAGATCTAATGGGCTCCATGGTGTGATTGGGAATCCAAAAACCAATATTGAATTTCCTAGGTTACAGATTGTTGACCTCTCCAACAACAGTTTTAAGGGTAAGTTGCCACTTGAATATTTCCGAAATTGGACTGCCATGAAAAATGTCCGTAATTATGAGCACTTGATTTACATGCAAGCAAACACAAGTTTCAAAACATCGCATATTACAATGAACGATGAGTATGAGTACTCAATGACAATGACAAACAAAGGTGTGATCAGACTATATGAGAAGATTCAAGATAGTCTCACTGCTATCGATCTCTCAAGCAATGGTTTTGAAGGAGGAATTCCAGAGGTCCTCGGAGATCTCAAAGCACTTCATTTGCTCAATCTCTCCTACAACTTTCTCACTGGTCGCATCCCTCCATCCTTGTCCAACTTGAAAGTGCTTGAAGCTTTGGACCTTTCTCAGAACAAACTCTCGGGAGAGATTCCTGTCCAACTTGCACAGCTCACCTTCCTCGCGGTCTTTAATGTGTCGCACAATTTTCTGTCAGGTCCGATACCACGAGGAAACCAATTCGGAGCATTTGACAACTCTTCATTTGATGCGAATCCAGCATTGTGTGGGGAGCCCTTGTCAAAAAAATGTGGAAATGATGAGGACTCGCTGCCAGGAGCTAAAGAAGATGAGGGCTCGGGATTTCCACTTGAATTTGGTTGGAAGGTGGTGCTGATAGGTTATGCAAGTGGATTGGTAATTGGAGTGATTCTTGGATGTGCTATGAACACAAGGAAGTATGAATGGGTGGTGAAGAATTATTTTGCGAGGTGGCAATACAAAGGTCAAGTTTTATAG